In the genome of Streptomyces globosus, one region contains:
- the serA gene encoding phosphoglycerate dehydrogenase: protein MSSKPVVLIAEELSPATVEALGPDFEIRHCNGADRAELIPAIADVDAVLVRSATKVDAEAIAAARKLRVVARAGVGLDNVDVSAATKAGVMVVNAPTSNIVTAAELACGLLIATARHIPQANTALKNGEWKRSKYTGVELSEKTLGVVGLGRIGVLVAQRMSAFGMKVVAYDPYVQPARAAQMGVKMLALDELLEVADFITVHLPKTPETIGLIGDDALHKVKPSVRIVNAARGGIVDEAALYSALKEGRVAGAGLDVYAKEPCTDSPLFELDQVVCTPHLGASTDEAQEKAGIAVARSVRLALAGELVPDAVNVQGGVIAEDVRPGLPLAEKLGRIFTALAGEVAVRLDVEVCGEITQHDVKVLELSALKGVFEDVVDETVSYVNAPLFAQERGVEVRLTTSSESPDHRNVVTVRGTLSDGQEVAVSGTLAGPKHLQKIVGVGEYDVDLALADHMVVLRYTDRPGVVGTVGRILGEGGLNIAGMQVARAEEHGEALAVLTVDDTVPAAVLADIAEAIGATSARTVNLAG, encoded by the coding sequence GTGAGCTCGAAACCTGTCGTACTCATCGCCGAAGAGCTGTCGCCCGCCACCGTCGAGGCGCTCGGCCCGGACTTCGAGATCCGGCACTGCAACGGCGCCGACCGCGCCGAGCTGATCCCCGCCATCGCCGACGTCGACGCCGTCCTGGTGCGCTCGGCGACGAAGGTCGACGCCGAGGCCATCGCCGCCGCCCGCAAGCTGAGGGTCGTCGCCCGCGCCGGAGTCGGCCTCGACAACGTCGACGTCTCCGCCGCCACCAAGGCCGGCGTGATGGTCGTGAACGCGCCGACCTCCAACATCGTCACCGCCGCCGAGCTCGCCTGCGGCCTGCTGATCGCCACCGCCCGCCACATCCCGCAGGCCAACACGGCCCTGAAGAACGGCGAGTGGAAGCGCAGCAAGTACACCGGCGTCGAGCTCAGCGAGAAGACCCTCGGCGTCGTCGGCCTCGGCCGGATCGGCGTGCTCGTCGCCCAGCGGATGTCCGCCTTCGGCATGAAGGTCGTCGCCTACGACCCCTACGTGCAGCCCGCGCGCGCCGCCCAGATGGGCGTCAAGATGCTCGCGCTGGACGAGCTGCTGGAGGTCGCCGACTTCATCACCGTCCACCTGCCGAAGACGCCGGAGACGATCGGCCTCATCGGCGACGACGCCCTGCACAAGGTGAAGCCGTCGGTCCGGATCGTCAACGCGGCGCGCGGCGGCATCGTGGACGAGGCCGCGCTGTACTCCGCGCTCAAGGAGGGCCGCGTCGCCGGCGCCGGCCTCGACGTGTACGCGAAGGAGCCCTGCACGGACTCCCCGCTCTTCGAGCTCGACCAGGTCGTGTGCACCCCGCACCTCGGCGCGTCCACGGACGAGGCACAGGAGAAGGCCGGCATCGCCGTCGCCAGGTCGGTGCGCCTCGCCCTGGCCGGCGAGCTCGTCCCGGACGCGGTCAACGTCCAGGGCGGCGTGATCGCCGAGGACGTCCGCCCGGGCCTGCCGCTGGCCGAGAAGCTCGGCCGGATCTTCACCGCGCTCGCCGGCGAGGTCGCGGTCCGCCTCGACGTCGAGGTGTGCGGCGAGATCACCCAGCACGACGTGAAGGTGCTGGAGCTCTCCGCCCTCAAGGGCGTCTTCGAGGACGTCGTCGACGAGACGGTCTCCTACGTCAACGCCCCGCTGTTCGCGCAGGAGCGCGGCGTCGAGGTCCGCCTGACCACCAGCTCGGAGTCCCCGGACCACCGCAACGTGGTGACCGTCCGCGGCACCCTGTCGGACGGCCAGGAGGTGGCGGTCTCCGGCACCCTGGCCGGCCCCAAGCACCTCCAGAAGATCGTCGGCGTCGGCGAGTACGACGTGGACCTGGCGCTCGCCGACCACATGGTCGTGCTGCGCTACACCGACCGGCCCGGCGTCGTCGGCACCGTCGGCCGGATCCTCGGCGAGGGCGGCCTGAACATCGCGGGCATGCAGGTGGCGCGGGCGGAGGAGCACGGCGAGGCGCTTGCGGTCCTCACCGTGGACGACACCGTTCCGGCGGCCGTGCTGGCCGACATCGCGGAAGCGATCGGCGCGACCTCGGCCCGCACGGTGAACCTGGCCGGCTGA